Proteins encoded within one genomic window of Flavobacterium sp. NG2:
- the purH gene encoding bifunctional phosphoribosylaminoimidazolecarboxamide formyltransferase/IMP cyclohydrolase — MSTTKTIQSALISVFSKDGLEPIVRQLHSQNVTIYSTGGTEDFIKNLGIPVVPVEDVTSYPSILGGRVKTLHPKVFGGILNRQDHEGDIQQMEEFNIPQIDLVIVDLYPFEKTVASGASEADIIEKIDIGGISLIRAAAKNFKDTVIVASMNEYNLFLDMITKQNGGTTLEDRKLLATKAFHVSSHYDGAIFNYFNTDETYYKESIENGQVLRYGENPHQKGFFFGDFDAMFKKLHGKELSYNNLLDVDAAVNLINEFKTDGPTFAILKHNNACGLASRESISEAYNAALACDPTSAFGGVLIANKTIDVATATEINKLFCEVVIAPAYEDAALAILQEKKNRIILVQNDIELPQRQVRTCLNGLLIQDRNNITDNKADLKTVTITTPTEQEIEDLIFASKICKNTKSNTIVFAKNGTLISSGTGQTSRVDALQQAVEKAKHFGFDLTGASMASDAFFPFPDCVALAKEAGITAVIQPGGSIKDELSINYCNENNLAMVFTGTRHFKH; from the coding sequence ATGAGCACAACAAAAACAATTCAATCAGCATTAATTTCCGTTTTTTCTAAAGATGGCCTTGAACCTATTGTAAGACAACTACACAGTCAAAATGTAACAATTTACTCTACAGGTGGAACAGAAGATTTTATAAAAAACTTAGGAATTCCTGTTGTACCAGTTGAAGATGTTACTTCTTATCCATCTATTTTAGGAGGAAGAGTAAAAACATTACACCCAAAAGTTTTTGGAGGAATTTTAAATCGCCAAGACCATGAAGGAGACATTCAACAAATGGAAGAATTCAACATTCCTCAAATTGATTTAGTTATTGTTGACTTATACCCTTTTGAAAAAACTGTTGCTTCAGGAGCAAGTGAAGCTGATATTATCGAAAAAATTGATATTGGTGGAATTTCATTAATTCGTGCAGCTGCCAAAAACTTCAAAGACACTGTTATTGTTGCATCGATGAATGAGTACAACTTATTCCTAGACATGATTACAAAACAAAACGGAGGAACTACACTTGAAGACAGAAAATTATTAGCAACTAAAGCTTTCCACGTTTCTTCTCATTACGATGGTGCTATTTTCAACTACTTTAATACTGACGAAACATATTACAAAGAAAGTATTGAAAATGGGCAAGTATTAAGATACGGTGAAAACCCTCATCAAAAAGGATTTTTCTTTGGTGATTTTGATGCTATGTTCAAAAAACTACACGGTAAAGAATTATCATATAACAATTTATTAGACGTAGATGCAGCCGTTAATTTGATTAACGAATTTAAAACAGACGGACCTACTTTTGCGATTTTAAAACACAACAATGCATGTGGATTAGCTTCAAGAGAATCAATTAGCGAAGCTTACAACGCTGCTTTGGCCTGCGACCCTACCTCTGCTTTTGGTGGTGTATTGATTGCAAACAAAACAATTGATGTTGCTACTGCTACTGAAATCAACAAATTATTCTGTGAAGTTGTAATTGCTCCTGCCTATGAAGATGCAGCACTAGCAATCCTTCAAGAAAAGAAAAACAGAATCATATTAGTTCAAAATGATATCGAATTACCACAAAGACAAGTAAGAACTTGCTTAAATGGATTATTAATTCAAGACAGAAATAATATCACAGACAATAAAGCCGACTTAAAAACCGTTACAATAACAACTCCTACTGAACAAGAGATAGAAGATTTAATTTTCGCTTCAAAAATTTGTAAAAACACTAAATCAAACACGATTGTTTTTGCCAAAAACGGAACATTAATATCTTCTGGAACAGGTCAAACTTCAAGAGTTGACGCCCTACAACAAGCGGTAGAAAAAGCAAAGCATTTTGGTTTTGACTTAACAGGTGCTTCAATGGCGAGCGACGCTTTTTTCCCATTCCCTGACTGTGTAGCTCTTGCAAAAGAAGCAGGAATCACAGCTGTTATTCAACCAGGAGGTTCAATTAAGGACGAATTAAGCATTAATTATTGCAATGAAAATAATCTTGCAATGGTATTTACTGGAACTCGTCATTTCAAACATTAA
- a CDS encoding ABC transporter permease — translation MFLYLQLLRESFVFALHALTNNKLRTLLSLLGVTIGIFSIIAVLAAVDSLDRKITKDLSNLDKNTIYLMRFSFGPTEIPQWKREQFPNVKYDEYVYLKSSLNNTEQVGFQLFVGRESVKYEDRIVSDINVVPVSAEFIKIQGLEFDNGRFYNESEANSGKAVVVIGANISENLFGTEDPIGKKVRLYGQRFTVIGVLKKQGAGLFGDSNDTSVFLPVNFLRRMYGDNNDAMTPVIILKPKNGVDMEAYKVELSSKLRNFRGVKDGEIDNFFINVFSGFTNLIDGIISQMNVVGWIISGFSLLVGGFGIANIMFVSVKERTNLIGIQKSLGAKNHFILFQFLFESILLSLFGGMIGLFFVWVISIVMTKVVDFEFVLGLGNVLLGTGLAALIGLISGIIPAITASKLDPVEAIRTGL, via the coding sequence ATGTTTCTATATCTCCAGTTGTTAAGGGAAAGCTTTGTGTTTGCTTTACATGCATTGACAAATAACAAGTTAAGAACGTTATTGTCATTGCTTGGGGTTACTATTGGAATTTTTTCGATTATTGCAGTGCTTGCTGCAGTGGATTCATTAGATAGAAAAATCACGAAGGACTTGAGTAATTTAGATAAGAATACAATTTATTTGATGCGTTTTTCATTTGGTCCAACGGAAATCCCTCAATGGAAAAGGGAACAATTTCCAAATGTAAAATACGATGAGTATGTATATTTAAAAAGTTCATTGAATAATACAGAGCAGGTAGGTTTTCAGTTGTTTGTGGGGCGTGAATCAGTGAAATATGAGGATCGAATAGTAAGTGATATTAATGTAGTACCTGTTTCTGCCGAGTTTATTAAAATTCAAGGATTAGAATTTGATAATGGTCGGTTTTATAATGAATCAGAAGCAAATTCTGGAAAGGCCGTGGTTGTAATAGGTGCCAATATTTCAGAAAATCTTTTTGGAACGGAAGATCCTATTGGGAAGAAGGTTCGCCTGTATGGACAACGCTTTACGGTTATTGGTGTGTTGAAAAAACAAGGTGCAGGTTTATTTGGGGATAGTAATGATACTTCTGTTTTTTTGCCAGTTAATTTTTTACGACGAATGTATGGGGATAATAATGATGCGATGACTCCGGTAATTATTTTAAAACCAAAAAACGGTGTAGATATGGAGGCTTACAAGGTAGAGTTGTCGAGTAAATTGAGGAATTTTAGAGGGGTTAAAGATGGTGAAATTGATAATTTTTTTATTAATGTGTTCTCAGGTTTTACTAATTTGATTGACGGAATTATTAGTCAAATGAATGTTGTGGGATGGATTATTAGTGGGTTTTCGTTGCTTGTTGGCGGTTTTGGAATTGCTAATATTATGTTTGTTTCTGTAAAGGAAAGGACGAATTTGATAGGTATTCAAAAATCATTGGGAGCTAAAAATCATTTTATATTGTTTCAGTTCTTATTTGAATCTATTTTACTTTCTTTATTTGGAGGAATGATAGGTTTGTTCTTTGTATGGGTTATCTCAATTGTCATGACAAAGGTTGTTGATTTTGAATTTGTGCTGGGGCTGGGAAATGTGTTGTTAGGAACGGGATTAGCTGCGTTGATAGGTTTGATTTCAGGAATCATTCCTGCAATCACGGCTTCAAAATTAGATCCTGTTGAGGCTATTAGAACGGGGTTGTAG
- the accD gene encoding acetyl-CoA carboxylase, carboxyltransferase subunit beta, producing MAWFKRKEKGITTATEDKMDVPKGLWYKSPTGKIIDADELERNLFVSPEDGFHVRIGSATYFEILFDNNEFVELDKNLTSKDPLHFVDTKKYVDRLKDVMEKTHLKDAVRTGVGKSKGKELVVCCMDFAFIGGSMGAVVGEKIARGIDHAIQNKLPFVMISKSGGARMMEAAYSLMQLAKTSVKLAQLADAKLPYISLCTDPTTGGTTASYAMLGDINIAEPGALIGFAGPRVVRDTTGKDLPEGFQTAEFLLEHGFLDFITARKELKNKINLYIDLIQNNEIR from the coding sequence ATGGCTTGGTTTAAAAGAAAAGAAAAAGGAATTACTACGGCTACCGAAGACAAAATGGATGTTCCAAAAGGTCTATGGTACAAATCTCCAACTGGAAAAATTATCGACGCTGATGAGCTTGAACGCAACTTATTCGTAAGTCCAGAAGATGGTTTTCACGTTAGAATTGGTAGTGCTACCTACTTTGAAATTTTATTCGACAACAATGAATTTGTTGAATTGGATAAAAACTTAACATCCAAAGACCCTTTACACTTTGTAGACACAAAGAAATATGTAGATCGTCTAAAAGATGTTATGGAAAAAACCCACCTTAAAGACGCTGTTCGTACAGGTGTTGGTAAATCTAAAGGAAAAGAATTAGTAGTTTGCTGTATGGACTTTGCCTTTATTGGTGGATCTATGGGGGCAGTTGTAGGTGAAAAAATCGCTAGAGGAATTGATCACGCTATCCAAAACAAACTTCCATTTGTAATGATTTCAAAATCAGGTGGAGCAAGAATGATGGAGGCTGCTTATTCTTTGATGCAATTAGCTAAAACCTCTGTAAAACTGGCACAATTAGCCGATGCAAAACTTCCTTACATTTCTTTATGTACAGATCCAACGACAGGAGGAACAACAGCTTCATACGCTATGTTAGGAGATATTAATATCGCTGAACCTGGAGCCTTGATTGGCTTTGCTGGACCTCGCGTTGTACGCGATACCACTGGTAAAGATTTACCTGAAGGTTTTCAAACAGCTGAGTTTTTATTAGAGCACGGTTTCTTAGACTTTATAACTGCTAGAAAAGAGTTAAAAAACAAGATTAACTTGTATATCGATTTAATTCAAAACAACGAAATTAGATAG
- the fbaA gene encoding class II fructose-bisphosphate aldolase, whose amino-acid sequence MGHNIKPGVATGDQVQEIFNYAKEKGFALPAVNVTGSSTINGVLETAAKLNAPVIIQFSNGGAQFNAGKGLSNANEKSAIAGGIAGAKHVHALAEAYGATVILHTDHCAKKLLPWIDGLLDASEEHFAATGKPLYSSHMIDLSEEPIEENIEICKTYLERMSKMGMTLEIELGITGGEEDGVDNSDVDSSKLYTQPEEVAYAYEELSKISPKFTIAAAFGNVHGVYKPGNVKLTPKILKNSQEFVQEKYKTGNNPVDFVFHGGSGSTIEEIREAIGYGVVKMNIDTDLQFAYTEGIRDYMIKNIEYLKTQIGNPEGDDVPNKKYYDPRKWVRESEVTFNTRLEQAFADLNNVNTL is encoded by the coding sequence ATGGGACACAACATTAAACCGGGCGTAGCTACTGGAGATCAAGTTCAAGAAATTTTTAACTATGCAAAAGAAAAAGGTTTTGCACTTCCAGCGGTAAACGTAACTGGTTCAAGTACTATAAATGGAGTTCTTGAAACAGCAGCAAAATTAAATGCTCCTGTTATCATTCAATTCTCTAACGGTGGTGCACAATTCAATGCAGGTAAAGGATTATCAAATGCAAACGAAAAATCAGCTATCGCTGGTGGTATTGCTGGAGCTAAACACGTTCACGCTCTTGCAGAAGCATACGGAGCAACAGTTATCTTACATACTGACCACTGTGCTAAAAAATTATTACCTTGGATTGATGGTTTATTAGATGCTTCAGAAGAACATTTTGCAGCAACTGGAAAACCGTTATATTCTTCTCATATGATTGACTTATCAGAAGAGCCAATCGAAGAAAACATCGAAATTTGCAAAACATACCTAGAAAGAATGAGCAAAATGGGTATGACTCTAGAAATAGAACTTGGAATTACAGGTGGTGAAGAAGATGGTGTTGACAACTCTGATGTTGACAGCTCTAAACTATACACTCAGCCAGAAGAAGTAGCTTATGCTTACGAAGAGCTTTCTAAAATAAGCCCTAAGTTTACCATTGCTGCTGCATTTGGAAACGTTCATGGTGTTTACAAACCAGGTAACGTAAAATTAACTCCAAAAATCTTAAAAAACTCTCAAGAGTTTGTTCAAGAAAAATATAAAACAGGAAACAACCCAGTTGATTTTGTATTCCACGGTGGATCAGGTTCTACAATTGAAGAAATTAGAGAAGCTATTGGATACGGAGTTGTTAAAATGAACATTGATACTGACTTACAATTTGCTTACACAGAAGGTATTCGTGATTATATGATAAAAAATATTGAGTATTTAAAAACTCAAATTGGAAACCCAGAAGGTGATGATGTTCCTAACAAAAAATACTATGACCCAAGAAAATGGGTACGTGAAAGTGAAGTTACATTCAACACAAGACTTGAGCAAGCATTTGCTGACTTAAACAACGTGAATACACTATAA
- a CDS encoding BamA/TamA family outer membrane protein translates to MKKISTKISLIILIGIIISACNAEKRVPQDKRLLTKNKIIVNGKKTTEESVTDQLYQKPNGTLLGFKLRLNLYNLANLNPDSTYQAKFIANPEKYKRKSKWLSAKQVNQLGKSFWYHGIHDFLKKTGEPPVIIDSTKTEKSASRLKYYYFNNGYFNIKANYNIDSIKPKRAQVRYHITTGKPYILDSISASIATPILDSLYQSRQNYSFIKSGKQYKTIDFEEEKNRIATLFRNNGIYYFQPTYINFNIDTIQKQNKANVNLIINDYSYQSKDSTITEPFKRYKISDVNIYTDYSSNNNNKKITDSTTYKNFNLYSHSKLKYKPYAITDAVFITKGSYFADNKTVLTARYLSNLKIFNYPSIQYAVDKRDSTYSSLIANIYLTPRKKYSFGSSADVTHSNIQDIGISFSPSLNIRNIFKGAETLEISARGNIGSSKSLANPNNQFFNVSEYGLDFKLSFPRILIPFGTEKIIPKSMIPSTLITTGFSRQKNIGLDKENFTGVFSYNWTPKKNNTARFELLNAQFVRNLNPQNYFNVYSSSYSALNEIGKNYNINSSYVDSDGDLIIQDGTSGFTNDVIAGNTQLNSDDDDYKTVKSIEERRVRLTENDFILSTSFTFSKTTKTDLQDNTFYLFKTKIESAGSLLSIFSRATKLDSNSNGKYEIFNLEYSEYIKTEFDYIKHWDLTKEKVLAVRSFFGIAIPFGNASNIPFSRSYFAGGSNDNRAWQPYSLGPGSSGATNDFNEANMKIALSSEFRFKILGQLKGAIFADAGNIWNINDNVEDEKYIFKNFSSLKDIALGSGFGLRYDLSFFIIRFDFGFKTYNPANKTGEKWFNEYNFSNSVLNFGINYPF, encoded by the coding sequence TTGAAAAAAATTTCAACAAAAATATCACTTATTATTCTAATTGGGATAATTATATCTGCATGTAACGCTGAAAAAAGAGTTCCACAAGACAAACGCTTACTTACCAAAAATAAAATCATCGTAAATGGGAAAAAGACAACAGAAGAAAGTGTAACTGATCAACTGTATCAAAAACCTAATGGTACCCTACTAGGATTCAAGCTAAGACTTAACCTATACAACTTAGCAAACCTAAACCCTGACTCTACCTATCAGGCTAAATTTATTGCCAATCCCGAAAAATACAAACGTAAATCCAAATGGCTATCCGCCAAACAGGTCAACCAACTAGGTAAATCATTTTGGTATCATGGCATCCACGATTTCTTAAAAAAAACAGGTGAACCTCCTGTAATTATTGATTCAACCAAAACTGAAAAATCGGCCTCTAGACTTAAATATTACTATTTCAACAACGGTTATTTCAATATTAAGGCGAACTATAACATAGACAGCATTAAACCTAAAAGAGCTCAAGTAAGATATCATATCACCACTGGAAAGCCCTATATTCTAGACTCCATTAGTGCTTCCATTGCAACCCCTATTTTGGACTCTTTATACCAATCTAGGCAAAATTACAGCTTCATAAAATCTGGAAAACAATATAAAACAATTGATTTCGAAGAAGAAAAAAACCGAATCGCTACTCTTTTTAGAAATAATGGAATTTATTATTTCCAACCCACCTATATCAATTTCAATATAGATACTATTCAGAAACAAAACAAGGCCAACGTAAACCTAATCATCAACGACTACTCCTATCAATCAAAAGACTCTACCATAACTGAGCCTTTCAAAAGATACAAAATAAGCGATGTAAACATCTACACTGATTATAGCTCGAATAACAACAATAAAAAAATCACTGACAGTACTACTTACAAAAACTTCAATCTATACAGTCATAGCAAATTAAAATACAAACCTTATGCTATAACAGATGCCGTTTTCATAACCAAAGGGAGTTATTTTGCAGACAACAAAACTGTTCTAACAGCTCGTTACTTAAGTAATCTTAAAATATTTAACTACCCAAGTATTCAATATGCAGTTGACAAAAGAGACAGCACTTACAGTTCATTGATTGCAAATATTTATTTAACACCGAGAAAAAAATATAGTTTTGGTTCATCGGCTGACGTAACACATTCCAACATTCAAGATATTGGTATCTCTTTTAGCCCTTCGCTAAATATTAGAAATATATTTAAAGGTGCCGAAACATTAGAGATTTCCGCTCGTGGAAACATTGGTTCTTCAAAAAGCTTAGCCAATCCCAACAATCAGTTTTTTAATGTTTCAGAATATGGTTTAGATTTCAAATTAAGCTTCCCTAGAATACTGATCCCATTTGGTACTGAAAAAATAATTCCAAAAAGCATGATTCCGTCTACACTTATAACCACTGGTTTTTCAAGACAGAAAAACATAGGTCTAGACAAAGAGAATTTTACAGGGGTATTTTCATACAATTGGACACCTAAAAAGAACAACACAGCACGTTTTGAATTGCTTAACGCCCAATTTGTTCGAAATTTAAATCCACAAAATTATTTTAATGTATATAGCTCCTCATATAGTGCGCTAAATGAAATTGGTAAAAACTATAATATTAATTCTTCTTATGTTGATTCAGATGGAGATTTAATCATCCAAGACGGAACTTCAGGATTCACTAATGATGTTATTGCTGGAAACACGCAATTAAATTCTGATGACGATGATTACAAAACAGTAAAAAGTATCGAAGAAAGAAGAGTCCGACTAACAGAGAATGACTTTATTTTGTCCACAAGCTTTACTTTTTCAAAAACTACTAAAACGGATTTACAAGATAACACCTTTTACCTTTTTAAAACCAAAATAGAATCGGCAGGCTCCCTATTATCAATATTTTCAAGAGCTACAAAACTAGATTCAAATTCAAATGGAAAGTATGAAATATTCAATCTAGAATACTCCGAATACATCAAAACCGAATTCGATTACATCAAACATTGGGATCTAACAAAAGAAAAAGTACTTGCCGTGCGTTCGTTTTTCGGAATCGCCATACCTTTCGGAAATGCGAGCAACATCCCCTTCTCACGAAGTTATTTTGCAGGAGGCTCAAATGACAATAGAGCTTGGCAACCTTATAGCTTAGGTCCAGGAAGCAGTGGAGCAACCAATGATTTCAACGAAGCCAACATGAAAATTGCTTTAAGTTCAGAATTTAGATTTAAAATTCTAGGACAATTAAAAGGAGCAATTTTTGCTGATGCTGGAAATATTTGGAATATAAATGACAATGTAGAAGACGAAAAATACATATTTAAAAACTTTTCAAGCTTAAAAGACATAGCGCTAGGAAGTGGATTTGGTCTTAGATACGATTTAAGTTTCTTTATTATAAGATTTGATTTTGGTTTCAAAACCTACAATCCTGCCAATAAAACAGGGGAAAAATGGTTCAATGAATACAATTTTTCCAACTCTGTTTTAAATTTTGGTATAAATTACCCTTTCTAA
- a CDS encoding RNA methyltransferase: MVSKNQIKLITSLQQKKYRIAHQMFFAEGIKVIQELLNSNFELVNLYTTKNDFEEVHSSKKTIISETDLKRISALATSNSCLAVFKMATEKPIVESELILALDSVRDPGNMGTILRLCDWFGIKQLVCTTETVDIYNPKVVQATMGSIARVNVNYIDLKSYIEKSKVAVFGTFMDGENIYKTSLPQEGIIIMGNEANGISPELEKIVSDKLTIPRFGDLQKTESLNVATATAIILSEFRRG, encoded by the coding sequence ATGGTTAGTAAAAACCAAATAAAACTTATAACTAGTTTACAGCAGAAAAAGTATCGAATAGCGCATCAAATGTTTTTTGCTGAAGGGATAAAAGTGATTCAAGAATTATTGAACTCTAATTTTGAATTGGTTAATTTGTACACTACAAAGAATGATTTCGAAGAAGTTCACTCTTCTAAAAAAACAATTATTTCGGAAACAGATTTGAAGAGAATTTCTGCATTAGCAACCTCCAACAGTTGTTTGGCAGTTTTTAAAATGGCAACTGAAAAGCCAATTGTAGAGTCAGAGTTAATTTTGGCGCTTGATTCTGTTCGTGATCCAGGAAATATGGGGACAATTCTAAGGCTTTGTGATTGGTTTGGAATTAAGCAATTAGTTTGTACAACGGAAACAGTAGATATTTATAATCCAAAAGTAGTGCAGGCAACAATGGGTTCTATAGCGAGGGTTAATGTAAATTATATAGATCTGAAATCTTATATCGAAAAATCAAAAGTTGCTGTTTTTGGAACCTTTATGGATGGGGAAAATATTTATAAAACGAGTTTGCCTCAAGAAGGAATCATTATTATGGGAAATGAGGCGAATGGAATCTCACCTGAGTTGGAGAAAATAGTTTCAGACAAGCTTACTATTCCTCGATTTGGAGATCTTCAAAAAACTGAAAGTTTGAATGTGGCAACTGCTACAGCTATTATTTTAAGCGAATTTAGACGTGGGTGA
- a CDS encoding porin family protein, protein MRKIATFLLLITLSLKGMAQSGTNIFGKDPIIHLENFQKQRLYFGYYLGFNSFDFKIDYKNVGPDIQTQKTTGFNVGVVADVKLQEYINLRFEPGLYYAKRNLSFPGFTNQIDIQREVNSTYIHFPLLLKFSSMRTGNIRPFLVGGVSTTLNLSGNSKTKDDNYEQKFRVKPWTTNYELGFGIDIFSEYFIFSPSVRGVFGLKDELIRDNDPNSPWTSNIESLKSRAILINFTFH, encoded by the coding sequence ATGAGAAAAATAGCGACATTTTTACTTTTAATCACTTTATCGCTTAAAGGAATGGCTCAATCAGGCACCAATATATTTGGAAAAGATCCAATAATCCACCTAGAAAACTTCCAGAAACAAAGACTCTATTTTGGGTACTACCTTGGCTTCAATTCATTTGATTTCAAAATAGACTATAAAAATGTTGGACCCGACATTCAAACGCAAAAAACAACAGGTTTTAACGTGGGAGTTGTGGCTGATGTAAAACTCCAAGAATATATTAACTTGCGATTTGAACCAGGATTGTATTACGCTAAAAGAAATTTATCTTTCCCAGGTTTTACCAATCAAATTGACATCCAAAGAGAAGTCAACAGTACTTATATCCACTTTCCATTATTATTGAAATTTTCATCAATGAGAACAGGAAACATAAGACCTTTTTTGGTAGGTGGTGTTTCAACAACCTTAAATTTATCAGGAAACTCTAAAACAAAAGATGACAATTACGAGCAAAAATTTAGAGTAAAGCCATGGACTACTAATTACGAATTAGGATTTGGTATTGATATATTTTCAGAGTATTTTATTTTCTCTCCCTCTGTAAGAGGCGTTTTCGGACTTAAAGACGAATTAATTCGAGACAACGACCCTAACAGCCCTTGGACAAGCAATATTGAATCTTTAAAAAGCAGAGCCATTTTAATCAACTTTACTTTTCATTAA
- the ubiE gene encoding bifunctional demethylmenaquinone methyltransferase/2-methoxy-6-polyprenyl-1,4-benzoquinol methylase UbiE — translation MSKNITPYKNSTLSKKEQVAKMFDTISGNYDNLNRVISFGIDVKWRKKVLKIVNNANPSTVLDIATGTGDLAILMAQTNAEKIIGLDISAGMLEVGEKKIEAKGLSKTIEMVLADSENIPFEDNFFDAITVAFGVRNFENLEKGLSEILRVLKPNGVFVILETSVPDKTPYKQGYNFYSKNILPLIGKLFSKDDVAYGYLSESASQFPYGEELNNILRKIGFIDVVAMPQTFGVATIYSASKK, via the coding sequence ATGTCAAAAAACATAACTCCCTATAAAAATTCAACTTTAAGCAAAAAAGAACAGGTCGCAAAGATGTTCGACACTATATCAGGAAATTACGATAACTTAAATCGTGTAATTTCATTTGGAATAGATGTAAAATGGCGCAAAAAAGTATTGAAAATTGTAAACAATGCTAACCCTTCAACAGTTTTAGATATTGCCACAGGTACAGGTGACCTAGCCATATTGATGGCTCAAACTAATGCTGAAAAAATAATAGGACTTGATATTTCGGCTGGAATGCTCGAAGTTGGAGAAAAAAAAATCGAAGCAAAAGGACTTTCGAAAACTATCGAAATGGTATTAGCAGATTCTGAAAACATTCCATTTGAAGATAATTTTTTTGATGCCATCACAGTCGCTTTTGGAGTTCGAAATTTTGAAAACCTTGAAAAAGGGCTATCTGAAATACTTAGAGTACTAAAGCCGAATGGTGTTTTTGTAATTTTAGAAACTTCAGTACCAGACAAAACTCCCTACAAACAAGGTTATAATTTTTACAGCAAAAACATTTTACCATTAATTGGGAAGTTATTTTCAAAAGACGATGTTGCTTATGGCTATTTATCAGAATCAGCTTCTCAATTTCCTTATGGCGAAGAACTAAACAATATTTTACGAAAAATTGGGTTTATAGATGTTGTAGCAATGCCTCAAACTTTTGGCGTAGCAACAATTTATTCAGCATCAAAAAAATAA